A region from the Bradyrhizobium erythrophlei genome encodes:
- the modC gene encoding molybdenum ABC transporter ATP-binding protein, with the protein MLRVDVVKQLGEFSIEASFSSEGRVTGLFGASGAGKTSLINMIAGLLRPDRGIIALDGETLDESAAHIHIPAHRRRIGYVFQDARLFPHLDVRQNLDYGRRMNRLADDPAQRKRVVELLDIGGLLDRRPGRLSGGERQRVAFGRALLSKPRLLLLDEPLGSLDEGRKVEILPYLIRLRDEARIPMVYVSHDVAELRQLATQIVMLRRGRITAFGGVKVLPGAPA; encoded by the coding sequence ATGCTGCGCGTCGACGTCGTCAAACAGCTCGGCGAATTCTCGATCGAAGCGAGTTTCAGCAGCGAGGGGCGCGTCACGGGCCTGTTCGGGGCCTCCGGCGCTGGCAAGACCTCGCTGATCAACATGATCGCGGGCCTGCTGCGGCCCGATCGCGGCATCATCGCGCTTGACGGTGAGACACTGGACGAAAGCGCGGCCCACATCCACATCCCGGCCCATCGCCGGCGCATCGGTTACGTGTTCCAGGACGCCCGGCTGTTTCCGCATCTCGATGTGCGGCAAAATCTCGACTACGGCCGGCGCATGAACCGGCTTGCCGATGATCCCGCGCAGCGCAAGCGCGTCGTCGAGCTGCTCGATATCGGCGGGCTGCTGGATCGACGGCCCGGCCGATTGTCCGGCGGCGAGCGCCAGCGGGTCGCGTTTGGACGGGCGCTGTTGTCAAAGCCGCGATTGCTGCTGCTGGATGAGCCGCTGGGATCGCTGGACGAGGGCCGCAAGGTCGAGATCCTGCCTTATCTGATACGGCTGCGCGACGAGGCCCGGATTCCCATGGTGTATGTCAGTCACGACGTCGCCGAACTGCGCCAGCTGGCGACGCAGATCGTGATGCTCCGGCGGGGCCGCATCACCGCCTTCGGCGGCGTCAAGGTGCTGCCGGGGGCGCCAGCTTGA
- the modB gene encoding molybdate ABC transporter permease subunit: MFEISPTEWTAIQLSLRVATVATLVATPLGIAVAWLLARRDFWGKAVLDALIYLPLVLPPVVTGYLLLLTFGRRGLVGAWLADHLGIVLAFRWTGAALACGVMSFPLLVRPIRLSIEAVDRRLEQAAETLGAAPWWVFLTITLPLALPGVLAGMVLGFAKAIGEFGATITFVSNIPGETQTISSAIYSLIQTPDGDSAALRLVVVSVLIALAALVASEMLARRATKRLHGN, translated from the coding sequence GTGTTCGAAATCTCACCAACGGAATGGACGGCGATCCAGCTTTCGCTGCGGGTCGCCACGGTGGCGACACTGGTGGCGACGCCGCTCGGGATCGCCGTGGCGTGGCTGTTGGCGCGGCGCGATTTCTGGGGCAAGGCGGTGCTCGATGCGCTGATCTATTTGCCGCTGGTGCTGCCTCCGGTCGTCACCGGCTATCTTCTGCTGCTGACGTTCGGGCGCCGCGGCCTGGTCGGCGCCTGGCTCGCCGACCATCTCGGCATCGTGCTGGCATTTCGCTGGACCGGCGCCGCGCTGGCCTGCGGCGTGATGTCGTTTCCGCTGCTGGTGCGGCCGATCCGGCTGTCGATCGAGGCGGTCGACCGGCGGCTGGAACAGGCGGCGGAAACGCTGGGGGCTGCGCCGTGGTGGGTGTTCCTGACCATCACCCTGCCGCTGGCGCTGCCGGGCGTGCTGGCCGGCATGGTGCTCGGCTTTGCCAAGGCGATCGGCGAATTCGGCGCGACCATTACCTTCGTGTCGAACATTCCCGGCGAGACCCAGACCATTTCCTCGGCCATCTATTCGCTGATCCAGACCCCGGATGGCGATAGCGCGGCGCTGCGGCTGGTGGTGGTTTCGGTTCTGATTGCGCTGGCAGCGCTGGTCGCCTCCGAAATGCTCGCGCGGCGCGCCACAAAGCGCCTGCACGGGAATTGA
- the modA gene encoding molybdate ABC transporter substrate-binding protein codes for MYRLAGIFAAFVIVSGSALSPAQAQDKSLTVFAAASMKNALDDVDTAFTAKTGVKIAASYAASSTLAKQIEQGAPADIFLSADTDWMDYATGKKDINEPTRVNLLGNSIVLIAPKDSKVDNVAIGPGFDLAKLAGDGKIATGDVKAVPVGKYAKAALEKLGAWQAAEPKFAMADSVRAALTLVARGEAALGIVYSTDAKVEPGVKIVGTFPADSHPAIIYPVAATTAAKAEAAGYLAYLRSSAAKAVFEKYGFSFLIRPTS; via the coding sequence ATGTATCGCCTTGCCGGAATTTTTGCCGCCTTTGTCATCGTGAGCGGATCGGCCCTGTCGCCCGCCCAGGCCCAGGACAAGAGCCTTACGGTGTTCGCCGCGGCTTCGATGAAGAACGCGCTCGACGACGTCGACACCGCCTTCACCGCGAAGACGGGCGTCAAGATCGCCGCCAGCTATGCCGCGAGTTCGACGCTCGCAAAACAGATCGAGCAGGGCGCGCCGGCGGATATCTTTCTGTCCGCCGACACCGACTGGATGGACTATGCGACCGGCAAGAAAGACATCAACGAGCCGACACGGGTCAATCTGCTCGGCAACAGCATCGTGCTGATCGCGCCGAAGGATTCCAAGGTCGACAATGTGGCGATCGGGCCAGGCTTCGACCTGGCCAAACTTGCCGGCGACGGCAAGATCGCCACCGGCGACGTCAAGGCCGTTCCGGTCGGCAAATACGCCAAGGCGGCACTGGAGAAACTCGGTGCGTGGCAGGCAGCCGAGCCGAAATTCGCGATGGCCGACAGCGTGCGCGCTGCGCTGACGCTGGTGGCGCGCGGCGAGGCTGCGCTCGGCATCGTCTATTCGACCGACGCCAAGGTCGAACCGGGCGTCAAGATCGTCGGTACTTTCCCGGCGGATTCCCATCCCGCCATCATCTACCCCGTCGCGGCGACAACGGCCGCGAAGGCTGAAGCCGCCGGGTATCTCGCCTATCTGCGCTCGTCCGCGGCCAAGGCGGTGTTCGAGAAATACGGGTTCAGTTTCCTGATCCGTCCCACTTCCTGA
- a CDS encoding DUF1259 domain-containing protein, with protein sequence MKTISVLAMLFAAAAMPALAQAADIDWTKVDAALGKSAVVSGDVHRYGLPRSDLKVTLDGVAIKPALALGGWVAFAPMGGEATVMGDLVLLDTEITPVMTSLLDGGLDITAIHNHILRASPATFYMHVGGHGDPVKMAAVIRSALAASETPFDPPTTGAAPTPAIDLDTAKLDEIMGVKGTAVGGVYQFGVPRRDPSVEMGMKVTGPLGGANAINFQPTGNGKAAITGDFLVTGDEVNPLIRTLRANDIEVTAIHSHMLDEQPRMFFIHFWANDDALKLARGVRAALEKTAIAKS encoded by the coding sequence ATGAAGACAATATCCGTACTCGCGATGTTGTTTGCCGCAGCCGCCATGCCGGCGCTCGCCCAGGCCGCCGACATCGATTGGACGAAGGTTGATGCCGCGCTCGGAAAATCGGCGGTGGTGTCGGGCGACGTGCACCGCTACGGCCTGCCACGGTCCGATCTGAAGGTGACGCTCGATGGCGTCGCGATCAAACCGGCGCTGGCACTGGGCGGCTGGGTTGCATTCGCCCCGATGGGCGGCGAAGCCACGGTGATGGGTGACCTCGTGCTGCTCGATACCGAAATCACCCCTGTCATGACGAGCCTACTGGACGGCGGTCTCGACATCACGGCCATCCACAACCACATCCTTCGCGCATCACCCGCGACCTTCTACATGCATGTCGGAGGGCACGGCGATCCCGTGAAGATGGCAGCCGTCATCCGCTCCGCGCTGGCGGCGAGCGAGACGCCGTTCGACCCGCCGACCACGGGGGCCGCGCCGACACCCGCGATCGATCTCGATACCGCCAAGCTCGACGAAATCATGGGCGTCAAGGGCACCGCGGTCGGCGGCGTCTACCAGTTCGGTGTCCCGCGCCGCGATCCGTCCGTCGAGATGGGGATGAAGGTCACCGGACCCCTGGGCGGCGCCAACGCCATCAACTTTCAGCCGACCGGCAACGGCAAAGCCGCGATAACAGGCGATTTCCTGGTCACGGGGGATGAGGTCAACCCATTGATCCGGACCTTGCGCGCGAACGACATCGAAGTGACCGCGATCCACAGCCACATGCTGGATGAACAACCGCGAATGTTCTTCATTCACTTCTGGGCCAATGACGATGCCCTGAAGCTTGCGCGGGGCGTTCGCGCCGCGCTGGAGAAAACGGCGATCGCCAAGAGCTGA
- a CDS encoding MFS transporter, with protein sequence MTAFLSSRPRSDVHYLYAARALRGFGDGFAIIILPAYLLAVGFTPQQVGMVASASLLGTAALTLLVGFVAPRHDLRNLLLAGAGLAIVTGLVFPMAETIAPVLLVAFIGTINPSAGDLGMLIPLEHALLTQETDDRDRTSVFARYSLIGSLTAAAGSLAAAVPEFLTSRGLAEVNALRLMFYGYALLGLFAAVLYSRLPQDHMRAATRPKSALGPSRRIVYKLAALFSLDAFAGGFVVQSLLVLWLFQRFDLSLGAASAFFFCASLLSAISFPVAAWLAKRIGLVNTMVFTHIPSSLCLIAVAFSSNLTVVLVLLLIRAALSQMDVPTRSSYVMAVVTPDERSAAASVTAVPRSLASAISPAIAGFMLAGPFSALPLVVCGCLKIAYDLALLGMFRHSKPPEES encoded by the coding sequence ATGACAGCCTTCCTTTCGTCAAGGCCGCGGTCAGACGTTCACTACCTGTATGCCGCGCGGGCGCTCCGCGGCTTCGGCGACGGCTTCGCCATCATTATCCTGCCGGCCTACCTTTTGGCCGTCGGGTTCACCCCGCAACAGGTCGGGATGGTCGCCAGCGCGTCCTTGTTGGGAACGGCCGCGCTTACGCTGCTCGTTGGCTTCGTTGCGCCGCGCCACGACCTCAGGAACCTTCTTCTGGCCGGCGCCGGCCTGGCCATCGTAACCGGGCTTGTGTTTCCGATGGCGGAGACGATTGCGCCGGTTCTGCTCGTCGCATTCATCGGGACCATCAATCCCTCGGCAGGCGACCTCGGGATGCTCATCCCCCTTGAGCACGCGCTATTGACGCAGGAAACGGACGATCGGGATCGCACCAGCGTCTTTGCAAGATATAGCCTCATCGGCTCGCTGACCGCGGCCGCTGGATCGCTCGCGGCGGCTGTGCCGGAATTTCTGACATCCAGGGGACTTGCGGAAGTCAACGCACTTCGCCTGATGTTCTACGGTTACGCGCTCCTCGGGCTGTTCGCCGCCGTCCTGTACAGCCGACTGCCGCAGGACCACATGCGAGCGGCAACTCGCCCGAAATCGGCGCTCGGGCCATCGCGCAGGATCGTCTACAAATTGGCGGCACTGTTCAGCCTGGACGCCTTTGCCGGCGGCTTCGTCGTTCAGTCGCTGTTGGTGCTGTGGCTTTTCCAGCGGTTCGATTTGTCGCTCGGCGCGGCAAGTGCCTTCTTCTTCTGCGCCAGCCTGCTGAGCGCGATCTCGTTTCCGGTTGCGGCATGGCTCGCCAAACGCATCGGGCTCGTCAACACCATGGTGTTCACCCACATTCCATCGAGCCTCTGCCTGATCGCGGTCGCATTCTCCTCGAACCTGACGGTCGTCCTCGTTCTCCTGCTGATCCGCGCGGCCCTGTCGCAAATGGATGTGCCGACCCGATCGTCCTATGTCATGGCCGTGGTTACGCCTGATGAACGCAGCGCGGCGGCAAGCGTGACCGCGGTACCGCGCAGCCTGGCCTCTGCCATCAGCCCCGCGATTGCCGGCTTCATGCTCGCGGGGCCGTTCTCGGCGTTGCCGCTGGTGGTGTGCGGATGCCTCAAGATCGCCTATGATTTGGCGCTGCTCGGAATGTTCCGGCACTCGAAACCGCCTGAGGAATCGTGA
- a CDS encoding TOBE domain-containing protein, whose product MRISARNQIKGTVVEVKKGATTSHVRVDIGGGQILTSSITNEAVDELGIKAKSAVTVIVKASDMIIGVD is encoded by the coding sequence ATGCGCATCAGTGCACGCAACCAGATCAAAGGCACCGTCGTCGAGGTGAAGAAGGGCGCCACCACGTCCCATGTCCGCGTCGATATCGGAGGCGGCCAGATCTTGACCTCCTCGATCACCAATGAGGCGGTCGATGAACTGGGCATCAAGGCCAAGAGCGCGGTCACCGTGATCGTGAAGGCCTCCGACATGATTATTGGGGTGGACTGA
- a CDS encoding TRAP transporter large permease, protein MLLAIVLVVFAVLVLLSMPIVFALGVAGIAGLLIGGYPLQQLSSALVSGSQSWVLLAIPAFVFAGNLMERCGMSHALVELARALIGWVKGGLGMSVIVVAYFFSDICGSKMAEVSALGSALMPPLTKAGYDRRDSASLIAAGTAMGMLVPPAIFMIVIAQVTNTSAVALFVAGFVPAVVIMLCLMTVVYVRARQNDWPVDARPSLKRLGHAALHAAVPMVVPFVILAGFILGIITATEAGAVVAGYAFLAAKLYYRNVSWREMGKIAYDSAILTAAVVFLLAIASVYQYLMGVSGVPQLLGQVLGPLKTHPWLFLIGTAAMSCLFGMVLEGLPAAVVLIPVVFPIAEAMGIDPIHFNIVQTAAVGIGLFMPPMGVGLLMALRFANLNVGQHFRTYVPYMLALFAGLLLIICIPQITLTLPRLAGLIR, encoded by the coding sequence ATGCTGCTCGCGATCGTCCTCGTCGTTTTCGCCGTGCTGGTGCTGCTCTCGATGCCGATCGTGTTTGCACTCGGCGTCGCCGGCATCGCGGGGCTTTTGATCGGCGGCTATCCGCTGCAACAATTGTCCTCGGCGCTGGTGTCGGGATCACAGAGCTGGGTGCTGCTGGCAATCCCCGCCTTCGTGTTTGCCGGCAATCTGATGGAGCGCTGCGGCATGAGCCACGCGCTGGTGGAGTTGGCGCGCGCGCTGATCGGATGGGTCAAGGGCGGGCTCGGCATGTCGGTAATCGTGGTCGCGTATTTCTTCTCCGACATCTGCGGATCGAAGATGGCGGAAGTCTCCGCGCTCGGCTCCGCGCTGATGCCGCCGCTAACAAAAGCCGGCTATGACCGGCGCGATTCGGCTTCCCTGATCGCGGCCGGCACCGCGATGGGCATGCTGGTGCCGCCGGCGATCTTCATGATCGTGATCGCGCAGGTCACCAATACTTCGGCGGTGGCTTTGTTCGTCGCCGGTTTCGTTCCGGCAGTGGTGATCATGCTGTGCCTGATGACAGTGGTCTATGTCCGCGCGCGCCAGAACGACTGGCCGGTCGATGCCAGGCCGAGCCTGAAACGCCTCGGCCACGCGGCGCTGCATGCGGCGGTGCCGATGGTGGTGCCGTTCGTGATCCTCGCCGGATTCATTCTCGGCATCATCACCGCGACCGAGGCCGGCGCTGTGGTCGCGGGCTATGCTTTCCTGGCCGCAAAGCTCTACTATCGCAACGTCTCGTGGCGCGAGATGGGCAAGATCGCCTATGACAGCGCGATCCTCACCGCGGCGGTGGTGTTCCTGCTCGCGATCGCCTCGGTCTATCAATATCTGATGGGCGTGAGCGGGGTGCCGCAATTGCTCGGCCAGGTGCTGGGGCCGCTGAAGACGCATCCATGGCTATTCCTGATCGGGACCGCCGCGATGAGCTGCCTGTTCGGCATGGTGCTGGAGGGCCTGCCCGCCGCGGTCGTGTTGATCCCCGTGGTGTTTCCGATCGCCGAGGCGATGGGCATCGACCCGATCCACTTCAACATCGTGCAGACGGCCGCCGTCGGCATCGGCCTGTTCATGCCGCCGATGGGGGTCGGGCTGTTGATGGCGCTACGCTTCGCCAACCTGAACGTCGGCCAGCACTTCCGGACCTATGTGCCGTACATGCTGGCCCTGTTTGCGGGGCTCTTGCTGATCATCTGCATCCCCCAGATCACCCTGACGCTGCCGAGGCTCGCAGGATTGATCAGGTAA
- a CDS encoding TRAP transporter small permease yields MLRILSAVPKITVTALIILAIVNLLVGVTLRYFVGAITDWLDVDPVPFTWVEEVGELSLAWLTLIGAAIGIQSRSHFTLAVFVHRLPETAQLWIHRFNHALIAGVGALVAWYGFKLCLLNRTLMTPGLQINLAWLYASAAAGGILIAVYGLAVMISPLPQDEPQH; encoded by the coding sequence ATGCTGCGTATTCTCTCTGCCGTCCCGAAGATCACGGTCACGGCGCTGATCATCCTTGCCATCGTCAATCTCCTGGTCGGCGTGACCCTGCGCTATTTCGTCGGCGCCATCACCGACTGGCTCGACGTCGACCCGGTGCCGTTCACCTGGGTCGAGGAAGTCGGCGAATTGTCGCTGGCGTGGCTGACGCTGATCGGCGCCGCGATCGGCATTCAGTCGCGTTCGCACTTCACGCTGGCCGTGTTCGTGCATCGCCTGCCCGAGACCGCGCAGCTCTGGATCCACCGTTTCAATCACGCGCTGATCGCGGGCGTCGGCGCGCTCGTGGCATGGTATGGCTTTAAGCTTTGCCTGCTCAACCGCACGCTGATGACGCCGGGCCTCCAAATCAACCTCGCCTGGCTCTATGCCTCCGCCGCGGCCGGCGGCATCCTGATCGCCGTCTACGGGCTCGCGGTGATGATCTCACCGCTGCCGCAAGACGAACCCCAACACTGA
- a CDS encoding PepSY domain-containing protein, with protein sequence MRKYILPVAAAVALGMATPAMAYDTGGLMSMQAAIDVAADLGLVSVSHTNFLGDEWEIEGRDTQGRYMEVYVDAATGDVRGVNR encoded by the coding sequence ATGCGAAAATACATTTTGCCCGTTGCCGCCGCCGTAGCACTTGGAATGGCAACGCCGGCGATGGCCTATGACACCGGTGGTCTGATGTCGATGCAGGCGGCCATTGATGTAGCGGCTGATCTGGGCCTGGTATCGGTTTCCCATACCAATTTTCTCGGCGATGAATGGGAGATCGAGGGCAGGGATACCCAGGGCCGCTATATGGAGGTCTATGTCGACGCCGCCACCGGTGATGTGCGCGGCGTCAACAGGTAA
- a CDS encoding sulfite exporter TauE/SafE family protein: protein MDGLPLELPIFLVATVAGALVAGLSGFAFGLVAASIWLYILTPLQTASLIIAFGLLVQGYSVWKLRHALDWRKLWPFLVGAAVGVPVGVTLLTWTNPQHAKIGVGALLVLYSLYALFRPAIEPIKSGGAVADACVGFFNGAIGGMTGLAGILVTVWCGLRGWPKDVQRTVFQPVAVAVFVMSALWLGAKGAVTAETIKLFVIGLPALFAGMWAGMKLYGLLNEASFRKVVLILLLGSGAILIF, encoded by the coding sequence ATGGATGGATTACCTCTCGAACTTCCGATTTTTCTTGTCGCGACTGTTGCCGGAGCCCTGGTCGCGGGTCTTTCCGGCTTCGCCTTCGGCCTCGTTGCGGCATCAATTTGGCTCTATATCCTTACGCCGTTGCAGACCGCGTCCCTCATCATAGCCTTTGGCCTGCTCGTCCAAGGCTATTCGGTATGGAAGCTTCGTCATGCGCTTGATTGGAGAAAGCTGTGGCCGTTTCTCGTCGGCGCAGCGGTTGGCGTCCCTGTCGGCGTGACGTTATTGACATGGACGAATCCGCAGCATGCCAAAATCGGCGTTGGCGCTCTTCTCGTGTTGTACAGCCTGTACGCTCTGTTTCGTCCGGCCATAGAGCCGATCAAAAGCGGCGGTGCGGTGGCTGACGCTTGCGTGGGTTTTTTCAACGGCGCGATTGGTGGCATGACAGGCTTGGCCGGCATCCTCGTGACAGTCTGGTGCGGGTTGCGCGGATGGCCCAAGGATGTCCAGCGTACCGTCTTCCAGCCCGTCGCGGTCGCCGTCTTCGTCATGAGCGCTCTATGGCTTGGAGCAAAGGGAGCGGTAACAGCCGAGACCATCAAACTGTTTGTGATCGGGTTGCCGGCCTTGTTCGCCGGTATGTGGGCAGGCATGAAGCTCTACGGCCTGCTGAACGAAGCAAGCTTTCGGAAGGTCGTTCTCATCCTGCTGCTCGGCTCCGGGGCTATCCTGATCTTTTGA
- a CDS encoding TRAP transporter substrate-binding protein: protein MSAPRSRVSLNRRTLLRAGAGIAGILATGRAPAFAQTQPKKLVFAHINAVPESAAVAFDWMAKELTAQSNDAIEMQFFGKTLIPQELEIMNAVKSGSIAMGSPAGAAATVFPEMGALLVPYLVKDYASAYAMLNGQIGNNISKQIEDNYKLKVLCYFDYGFRHFWTSKKPIIEPKDLRGAKIRVQQAKIFGDTINGLGGSAVPMAWGEVITAAKQGVIDGGDLPVVNMKALKIYEVSKYASLTYHNYGPTNAVMNLEIWNGLTPGQQKLVMDLSRAAQEKIRQATESVDNFAKAKEELEPLGMTVVEARVDEFRKVAQAKIWPAYKSQYGALWDDIEGFKA from the coding sequence ATGTCTGCTCCCAGGAGCCGTGTCTCGCTCAATCGCCGCACGCTTCTGCGTGCGGGCGCCGGCATCGCCGGCATTCTCGCTACCGGCCGGGCTCCGGCCTTTGCACAAACCCAGCCGAAGAAACTCGTCTTCGCCCACATCAACGCCGTTCCGGAATCGGCCGCCGTCGCGTTCGACTGGATGGCGAAGGAATTGACCGCGCAGTCGAACGACGCGATCGAGATGCAGTTCTTCGGCAAGACCCTGATCCCGCAGGAGCTGGAGATCATGAACGCGGTCAAGTCTGGCAGCATCGCGATGGGCAGCCCGGCCGGCGCCGCCGCGACCGTGTTTCCTGAAATGGGCGCGCTGCTGGTGCCTTATCTGGTGAAGGATTATGCGTCCGCCTACGCCATGCTCAACGGGCAGATCGGCAACAATATCAGCAAGCAGATCGAAGACAATTACAAGCTCAAGGTGCTCTGCTATTTCGATTACGGCTTCCGCCATTTCTGGACGTCGAAGAAGCCGATCATCGAGCCGAAGGACCTGCGCGGCGCGAAAATCCGCGTACAGCAGGCCAAGATCTTCGGCGACACCATCAACGGACTCGGCGGCAGCGCCGTGCCGATGGCGTGGGGCGAGGTCATCACCGCCGCCAAGCAGGGCGTGATCGACGGCGGCGACTTGCCGGTCGTCAACATGAAGGCGCTGAAGATCTACGAAGTGTCGAAATATGCCTCCCTCACCTATCACAATTACGGCCCGACCAACGCGGTGATGAACCTCGAGATCTGGAACGGGCTTACGCCCGGGCAGCAGAAGCTGGTGATGGATCTGTCGCGCGCCGCTCAGGAGAAGATCCGCCAGGCCACCGAATCGGTCGACAATTTCGCCAAGGCCAAGGAGGAGCTGGAGCCACTCGGCATGACGGTGGTTGAAGCCAGGGTCGACGAATTCCGCAAGGTCGCGCAGGCCAAGATCTGGCCGGCCTATAAGAGCCAGTACGGCGCATTGTGGGACGACATCGAAGGCTTCAAGGCCTGA
- a CDS encoding tannase/feruloyl esterase family alpha/beta hydrolase encodes MGLFAAVAIASSPAMATPCTNLQSLQLQHTTINSATDNTSGTFVAPGSAPITGLPAFCRVTATLTPSSDSSIKIELWLPESGWNGRFLGTGGGGFQGVINYAELSSGLRAGFAATNTDLGTGSSGCNPLYCGSDGNMGNPLAIAFGDPAAPSTGLFGHPERIKDFGYRAIHGMTVRGKEIANAFYGQKAQKAYFAGCSTGGQNALMEAQRFPDDYDGILAGAPAFNRTHLHMAGLYGWQDTHASSGRLIQPGQMTLINQAVLKQCVGRDGGTSTDQFLTDPRDCHFDPKVLQCTGGQVPPACLTPDQVTTMQKYYAGTIDPVNGQVINPGPARGTETDDVLALGLAFQEQLPEPAFDGLFYWVFGPSFGYPASAVNFANFDFHHAIDTVDDQLAAVLNANSSDLGEFREHGGKLIMYHGWADPLIPSQSSINYFNALVGNDSHGVQQASFTANGNPALQRTQSYARLYMVPGMYHCSGGPGPNTFDALTPLVNWVENGVAPESLVATKFVNDTPPAVQMTRPLCVYPKVAKYTGSGSTSIAANFTCVADENDFNQTPAPKYGP; translated from the coding sequence ATGGGCCTGTTTGCGGCTGTCGCGATTGCCAGTTCGCCTGCGATGGCGACGCCGTGTACCAATCTCCAATCCTTGCAACTGCAGCACACGACGATCAATTCGGCGACGGACAACACCAGCGGGACCTTCGTCGCCCCCGGTTCCGCACCGATCACCGGCCTTCCGGCCTTCTGCCGGGTCACCGCGACCCTGACCCCCAGCTCGGATTCCAGTATCAAGATCGAGCTCTGGCTGCCCGAAAGCGGATGGAACGGCAGGTTCCTCGGCACGGGCGGCGGTGGATTCCAGGGCGTGATCAACTACGCTGAGCTCTCCAGTGGCCTCAGGGCCGGCTTTGCCGCGACCAACACCGATCTCGGCACCGGGTCCTCGGGATGCAACCCGCTGTACTGCGGCTCAGACGGCAATATGGGCAATCCCCTGGCAATTGCGTTTGGCGATCCGGCGGCGCCGTCGACGGGCCTGTTCGGGCATCCCGAGCGGATCAAGGATTTCGGCTACCGCGCGATCCACGGAATGACCGTGAGGGGCAAGGAGATCGCCAACGCGTTCTACGGACAGAAGGCGCAAAAGGCCTATTTCGCCGGATGCTCCACCGGCGGCCAGAACGCCCTGATGGAGGCGCAGCGCTTCCCTGACGACTACGACGGCATCCTGGCGGGCGCGCCGGCGTTCAACCGCACGCACCTGCACATGGCGGGGCTTTACGGGTGGCAGGATACCCATGCGAGCTCGGGCCGCCTCATTCAGCCCGGCCAGATGACGCTGATCAACCAGGCCGTGCTCAAACAGTGCGTCGGCCGCGACGGTGGCACCAGCACCGATCAGTTCCTGACCGATCCGCGCGACTGTCATTTCGATCCCAAGGTGCTGCAGTGCACCGGCGGTCAAGTGCCGCCCGCATGCCTGACGCCCGACCAGGTCACGACAATGCAAAAATACTACGCCGGCACGATCGATCCGGTGAACGGGCAGGTCATCAATCCGGGCCCCGCACGCGGCACCGAGACCGACGACGTACTCGCGCTCGGCCTGGCGTTCCAGGAGCAACTCCCGGAGCCCGCGTTCGACGGTCTGTTCTACTGGGTGTTCGGCCCAAGCTTCGGTTATCCGGCGAGCGCGGTCAATTTCGCGAATTTCGACTTCCACCACGCCATCGACACGGTCGATGACCAGCTTGCCGCGGTGCTGAATGCGAACAGCAGCGATCTCGGCGAGTTCCGGGAGCATGGCGGCAAGCTCATCATGTATCACGGCTGGGCCGACCCGCTGATCCCCTCGCAGAGCAGCATCAACTACTTCAACGCGCTGGTAGGCAACGACAGCCACGGGGTGCAGCAGGCAAGCTTTACCGCGAATGGCAACCCGGCGCTGCAGCGGACCCAGAGCTACGCCCGGCTGTATATGGTGCCCGGGATGTACCACTGCTCCGGCGGGCCGGGCCCCAACACGTTCGATGCGCTGACACCGCTCGTCAATTGGGTCGAGAACGGCGTGGCGCCGGAGTCGCTCGTCGCCACCAAGTTCGTCAACGATACCCCGCCCGCGGTCCAGATGACCCGGCCGCTCTGCGTCTACCCCAAGGTCGCGAAGTACACGGGGAGCGGCAGCACCAGCATCGCGGCGAACTTTACCTGCGTCGCCGACGAGAACGACTTCAACCAGACGCCTGCCCCCAAGTACGGGCCGTAA
- a CDS encoding DUF1127 domain-containing protein: protein MPCGSTDSTSIRHIKTIPPAFPDFGLFWQIPLSWLSGMAAWIERRSRYRELRELDDRLLADIGLSRHQVGEDPLRSTRMCLTMWHADR from the coding sequence ATGCCTTGCGGCAGCACGGATTCTACTTCAATCCGACATATCAAGACGATTCCACCGGCCTTTCCGGACTTCGGATTGTTCTGGCAAATTCCACTCTCATGGCTGTCCGGAATGGCCGCCTGGATTGAGCGCCGTAGCCGGTATCGAGAACTTCGCGAACTTGATGACCGGCTCCTCGCCGACATCGGCCTATCGAGGCACCAAGTCGGCGAAGATCCTCTCAGGTCCACTCGCATGTGCCTGACGATGTGGCACGCCGACAGATGA